A single Salmo salar chromosome ssa19, Ssal_v3.1, whole genome shotgun sequence DNA region contains:
- the LOC106579684 gene encoding uncharacterized protein, with product MAEEIRKIGALLDQPLSEKDQELITYVKHKFSTDFKKDHSYFSEKVVTRSDTKYGLKQNGQARKNYYRRQELLSKGFFSPVNKPYKTVGMLYSDNVDLFSTWLTSEDQKSLKTQWDKKFGKKTVISSKFTQEKTKKEENVRAPPVENLNGFFQLKQYMREMVSIRHALHTGRPLIYCLRDQDKPLLLMKKPVPPKTPCDRAISADKETIAPLSMNQQALDPEEEENLQRIQYRKQKLFLEKLQWIYMVLCGISHMRNRDLKTLVPLNSSYVNIIMKDTEKTNILLKQSHSYNPPLNYTRQLVSLAPEDCHSISRDVWDTFISHQDTTEPSKLTTIRTAGYKALQSGPRRKVGQREPDGDGYMPPWLLLDENTSLEKKTVKPGVDQSGMLERAKAQYRDVKKVLNVPMESIVFQKRKNRGERMRTLFNALMASKTNAGLSSLLTSLKSELKEPKSTTGLWFATLQSDATELSGDRDSKYNSILQKISEFQSFSNKKLPYSKEKFCLLVLSMSPNQLLRPAMQEALLFLTENVLLLLPRHLKQWYQYLKLPFPTTATAS from the exons ATGGCTGAAGAGATCAGGAAAATAGGTGCTCTGCTAGATCAGCCTCTGAGTGAGAAAGACCAAGAACTCATCACTTACGTCAAGCACAAGTTTTCCACCGACTTCAAAAAAG ACCACAGTTACTTCTCTGAGAAGGTTGTTACCCGCAGTGACACAAAGTATGGCCTCAAACAAAATGGCCAGGCCAGGAAGAACTATTACAGGAGACAGGAGCTGCTCAGTAAAGGCTTTTTCTCCCCTGTCAACAA ACCATACAAAACAGTGGGAATGCTTTACTCTGACAACGTTGATCTCTTCTCAACCTGGCTCACATCAGAGGACCAAAAGTCACTGAAG ACACAGTGGGACAAGAAGTTTGGAAAAAAGACAGTGATCTCCAGCAAATTCACTCAGGAGAAGACTAAAAAg gaGGAGAACGTCAGAGCCCCTCCAGTGGAGAACCTGAATGGTTTCTTCCAGCTGAAGCAGTACATGAGAGAGATGGTCTCCATCAGACACGCTCTCCACACTGGACGCCCCCTCATATATTGCCTCAGGGACCAG GATAAACCGTTACTGCTAATGAAGAAACCTGTGCCTCCTAAGACACCATGTGACCGAGCCATATCAG ctGATAAAGAGACTATAGCACCATTGTCCATGAACCAACAGGCACTGGacccagaggaagaggagaaccTACA GAGGATACAGTACAGGAAGCAGAAGCTGTTCTTAGAGAAACTCCAGTGGATTTACATGGTCCTGTGTGGCATCTCTCACATGCGAAACAGAGACCTGAAGACACTG GTTCCTCTCAACAGCAGCTATGTGAACATCATCATGAAGGACACAGAGAAGACCAACATCCTGTTGAAGCAGTCGCACAGCTACAACCCTCCGTTGAATTACACCAGGCAGCTGGTGTCCCTGGCCCCCGAGGACTGTCACAGCATCAGCCGTGACGTGTGGGACACCTTTATCAGCCACCAGGACACCACAG AGCCCTCGAAGTTAACCACCATCCGAACCGCAGG ATATAAAGCTCTGCAGTCGGGGCCCAGGCGCAAGGTtggccagagagagccagacggAGATGGATACATGCCCCCATGGCTGCTGCTGGATGAGAACA CGTCCCTAGAGAAGAAAACAGTAAA GCCTGGTGTAGACCAGTCAGGCATGCTGGAGAGAGCCAAGGCCCAATACCGGGATGTGAAGAAAGTTCTGAACGTCCCGATGGAGTCCATAGTGTTTCAAAAGAGAAA GAACCGAGGGGAGAGGATGAGAACTCTTTTCAATGCTCTAATGGCCTCAAAGACCAACGCTGGTCTGTCCTCACTCCTTACCTCTCTGAAGAGTGAGCTGAAGGAGCCCAAATCCACCACAGGTCTCTG GTTTGCGACACTGCAGAGTGATGCCACAGAATTGTCCGGAGACAGAGACTCCAAATACAACAGCATACTGCAGAAGATCTCAGAGTTTCAAAGCTTCTCCAACAAAAAGCTCCCCTACTCCAAG GAGAAGTTCTGTCTCCTGGTCCTCTCCATGTCACCCAATCAGCTGCTTCGACCGGCCATGCAGGAAGCACTGCTCTTCCTCACGGAGAACGTGCTGCTGTTGTTGCCGCGGCACCTCAAACAGTGGTACCAGTACCTGAAGCTCCCATTCCCCACCACGGCAACCGCCTCCTAA